In Elusimicrobiota bacterium, one genomic interval encodes:
- a CDS encoding permease, whose protein sequence is MMKLFADWISWTVFALTPGSPLGEAVHFFVYDTTKIFLLLSIIVFGIAVIRSFFSPERARAMLSHRRQYLGNVLAALLGILTPFCSCSAVPLFIGFIESGIPLGVTFSFLISSPMINEVAMVLLWGLFGWKIALLYIGTGLVVAIVSGIVIGRLRMERYVQDYVYQTKVGSAAPEEQNWTDRVRYAREYTVELLNKIWPYILIGVGIGGFIHGYAPSDFLVRYAGRHNPFAVPVAVLIGVPLYSNAAGILPVVQALMGKGLPVGTVLAFMMAVTALSFPEAVILNRVLKPRLLATFFAIVALSIIAVGYLFNAIL, encoded by the coding sequence ATGATGAAACTATTCGCTGATTGGATCAGCTGGACCGTCTTTGCGCTCACTCCCGGCAGTCCGCTGGGGGAAGCGGTCCACTTCTTTGTTTACGACACGACCAAGATCTTCCTGCTTCTGTCGATCATCGTCTTCGGGATTGCCGTCATTCGCTCCTTCTTTTCCCCGGAGCGCGCCCGGGCGATGCTGTCGCACCGGCGGCAGTATCTTGGAAACGTCCTGGCGGCGTTGCTGGGTATTTTGACGCCGTTCTGCTCTTGTTCCGCCGTACCCCTTTTCATCGGGTTCATCGAGTCTGGAATCCCTCTGGGGGTGACGTTCTCCTTCCTGATTTCCTCGCCCATGATCAACGAGGTCGCCATGGTCCTGCTCTGGGGCCTTTTTGGCTGGAAAATTGCCCTGCTCTACATCGGTACGGGGCTGGTTGTTGCGATCGTGTCAGGGATTGTGATTGGACGTTTGCGGATGGAAAGGTATGTCCAGGATTATGTCTATCAAACCAAGGTCGGTTCTGCGGCTCCGGAGGAGCAAAACTGGACTGATCGAGTGCGTTACGCCAGGGAATACACCGTCGAGTTGCTCAACAAAATCTGGCCCTACATCCTGATCGGCGTCGGCATCGGCGGATTTATTCATGGCTATGCCCCGTCGGATTTCCTCGTGCGCTATGCCGGCCGCCACAATCCTTTTGCCGTGCCGGTGGCTGTTCTGATCGGCGTTCCCCTTTACAGCAACGCCGCCGGCATCCTCCCGGTGGTTCAGGCGCTGATGGGCAAAGGCCTGCCGGTCGGAACCGTACTCGCCTTCATGATGGCGGTGACAGCGCTCTCCTTCCCGGAGGCGGTTATCTTAAACAGGGTGCTCAAACCCCGGCTTTTAGCGACCTTTTTCGCCATCGTCGCTTTGTCGATCATCGCCGTCGGCTACCTCTTCAACGCCATTCTCTGA
- a CDS encoding transcriptional regulator, whose product MEPSISYHKELIKDLKNPCEACAYLNAALAEGDRRHFLVALRNVAEAQGGLLALSRRTRMNRGHLYQILSRGGNPEIVSLHDILHAVGLDLAIVPKKLGQHPEAA is encoded by the coding sequence ATGGAACCAAGCATTAGCTACCATAAAGAACTTATTAAGGATTTGAAGAATCCCTGTGAAGCCTGCGCCTATCTCAATGCGGCGCTCGCAGAGGGGGACCGCCGACATTTCCTGGTTGCCCTGCGTAACGTCGCCGAAGCTCAGGGAGGCTTGCTGGCCTTGTCCCGCCGCACCCGCATGAATCGCGGCCATCTCTATCAGATCCTGTCGCGCGGGGGAAACCCTGAAATTGTGAGCCTTCACGACATCCTTCATGCTGTCGGTTTGGACCTGGCCATTGTCCCTAAAAAATTGGGCCAACACCCTGAAGCCGCCTGA
- a CDS encoding outer membrane beta-barrel protein, translating to MTEKPGRASENQLEFNLGRGFPSSSIQAGDRSDRVGARGTEWSANLLHHLAGKRAYWGLGGGQFRSNDNVSQTFVPNAFSTITSKATTVLVLLRTDLSAQSRFVPYFIGGLGWAQNSLSVVAVPNSTWTDTGTSESRKLLKDSKNTLGYAYGLGLDYALNDRLLIGVEARYQGSLKNTYEMTPAGAAATGQNSVRAPLNLFATSVKAGIKY from the coding sequence ATGACTGAGAAGCCCGGCAGGGCCTCGGAAAACCAGCTTGAGTTTAATCTGGGGCGCGGTTTTCCATCGAGTTCGATCCAGGCCGGAGACCGTTCCGACCGGGTTGGCGCGCGCGGCACAGAATGGTCCGCAAACCTGTTGCATCATCTGGCCGGCAAGAGGGCCTACTGGGGCCTGGGCGGCGGCCAATTCAGATCAAACGACAATGTGTCGCAAACCTTTGTGCCGAACGCTTTTTCGACGATCACATCAAAGGCAACCACGGTCCTGGTCCTGCTGAGGACTGATCTATCCGCCCAATCCAGGTTTGTTCCTTACTTTATCGGCGGTCTCGGCTGGGCACAAAACTCCCTCTCGGTGGTCGCTGTGCCAAACTCCACCTGGACGGATACGGGAACGTCGGAATCCAGAAAGCTTCTAAAGGATTCAAAGAACACCTTGGGGTATGCCTACGGCCTTGGACTGGATTATGCGCTCAACGATCGGCTGCTGATCGGCGTTGAAGCCCGCTACCAGGGATCCCTGAAAAACACCTACGAAATGACCCCCGCCGGCGCTGCCGCCACCGGCCAAAACAGCGTCCGAGCGCCGTTGAACCTCTTCGCGACCAGCGTCAAAGCCGGTATCAAATACTAA
- a CDS encoding type II toxin-antitoxin system RelE/ParE family toxin — protein MRSLSKSVGLRLTWWLGKRLRECLLYRTIWVTLRAEWFEGAPAICSGWRPGPVSGLAAWASEPQDKGDHTQSTGTVCGRKPWPLAVGQGVFELKIYWGPGYRVYFGCDGPHIIILLIGGEKSTQTRDIHEAQNFWQDYQWRNHGTKH, from the coding sequence TTGCGATCTCTATCTAAGTCGGTAGGGCTCCGTCTCACTTGGTGGCTCGGAAAGAGGTTGCGGGAATGTCTGTTATACCGTACAATTTGGGTAACGCTCCGTGCTGAGTGGTTCGAAGGAGCTCCGGCCATATGTTCTGGTTGGCGGCCGGGTCCCGTTTCTGGATTGGCTGCGTGGGCTTCGGAACCCCAGGACAAGGGCGATCATACGCAATCGACTGGAACGGTTTGCGGAAGGAAACCCTGGCCATTGGCGGTCGGTCAGGGCGTTTTCGAGCTAAAGATATACTGGGGTCCTGGGTATCGGGTTTACTTTGGTTGCGATGGCCCACACATAATCATTCTATTGATCGGTGGCGAAAAGAGCACTCAGACACGGGATATTCATGAAGCGCAGAACTTCTGGCAAGATTACCAATGGAGAAACCATGGAACCAAGCATTAG
- a CDS encoding FMN-binding glutamate synthase family protein, with protein MNLCSPNANDATGSFNRSKSVVPMSGLCSRCLDGCRGNCEVFKATFRGRELIYPGPFGEVTAGGDKDYPVDYSHLNIQGYALGARGLPAGVKPGPDTARFPAVDTATEYGWKSNVRMTMPVFTGALGSTEIARKNWDHFAVGAALSGITIVCGENVCGIDPKLELDKKKKIKSSPEMDRRIEAYRKYHKGDGEILIQMNVEDTRLGVAEYIIDKHGIKTIELKWGQGAKCIGGEIKVNSLERALELKRRGYIVTPDPEDPVNQAAVKDGALKEFERHSRLGFIEEEAFYKEVERLRALGFKRITLKTGAYGLRELAMAIKWSSKAKIDLLTIDGASGGTGMSPWRMMEEWGMPSLYLHAAAAEFARVLHHKEEKVPDLAFAGGFSSEDGLFKALALGSPYVKAVCMGRALMIPGIVGKNIAQWLEEKSLPKTVSEYGTTPEEIFVCYEQVAEMVGKAEIKKIPLGAIGIYSYIDKLHVGLQQLMAGARCFNLASISRSDLMSLTDECAKVTGIPYLMECNREEALAILNS; from the coding sequence ATGAACCTATGTTCCCCCAATGCCAATGACGCCACTGGGTCGTTCAACCGTTCCAAAAGTGTTGTTCCTATGAGTGGCCTTTGTTCTCGCTGTTTGGACGGTTGCCGAGGCAACTGCGAAGTGTTTAAAGCGACGTTCCGCGGAAGAGAACTCATCTATCCAGGCCCTTTCGGCGAAGTAACGGCCGGCGGAGATAAGGATTATCCCGTCGACTATTCTCATCTCAACATCCAGGGTTATGCCCTCGGCGCCCGCGGGCTGCCGGCGGGGGTCAAGCCGGGACCGGACACCGCGCGCTTCCCGGCGGTGGATACCGCCACCGAGTACGGATGGAAGTCCAACGTTCGCATGACCATGCCGGTCTTCACGGGGGCCCTCGGGTCCACGGAGATCGCCCGGAAAAACTGGGATCACTTTGCCGTGGGCGCTGCCCTTTCCGGCATCACCATTGTGTGCGGAGAAAATGTCTGCGGGATTGATCCAAAGCTCGAGCTGGATAAGAAGAAAAAAATCAAGAGCTCTCCTGAAATGGACCGGCGCATCGAAGCCTACCGGAAATACCACAAAGGCGACGGAGAAATCCTGATTCAAATGAATGTCGAAGACACGCGTTTGGGCGTGGCCGAATACATCATCGACAAACATGGGATTAAAACCATCGAGCTCAAATGGGGCCAGGGAGCCAAATGCATCGGCGGAGAAATCAAAGTCAATTCGCTGGAGCGGGCCCTGGAACTCAAGCGGCGGGGGTATATTGTGACGCCGGATCCGGAAGATCCCGTCAATCAGGCGGCGGTCAAAGACGGCGCGCTGAAAGAATTCGAACGGCACAGCCGTCTCGGGTTCATCGAAGAGGAGGCGTTCTATAAAGAAGTGGAACGGCTGCGCGCGCTGGGATTTAAGCGCATCACGCTCAAGACAGGGGCCTACGGCCTGCGCGAATTGGCGATGGCCATCAAATGGTCCTCAAAAGCCAAGATCGACCTCTTGACCATCGACGGCGCCTCGGGCGGGACCGGCATGAGCCCGTGGCGGATGATGGAGGAATGGGGCATGCCCTCCCTCTATCTCCATGCCGCGGCCGCCGAGTTCGCGCGGGTGCTTCACCACAAGGAAGAAAAGGTGCCGGACCTGGCGTTCGCGGGCGGCTTCAGCTCGGAAGACGGCCTCTTCAAAGCGCTGGCTCTGGGATCCCCGTATGTGAAAGCGGTCTGCATGGGGAGAGCTCTCATGATCCCGGGCATTGTCGGGAAAAACATCGCCCAATGGCTGGAAGAAAAGAGCCTGCCGAAAACCGTCAGCGAATACGGCACGACCCCGGAGGAGATCTTCGTCTGCTACGAACAGGTTGCCGAAATGGTCGGCAAGGCCGAAATCAAGAAAATCCCGCTGGGGGCGATCGGCATTTACAGTTACATCGACAAACTGCATGTCGGCCTGCAGCAGCTCATGGCCGGCGCGCGGTGCTTCAACCTGGCGTCCATCAGCCGCAGCGACTTGATGTCATTGACGGACGAATGCGCGAAAGTTACGGGAATCCCGTACCTGATGGAGTGCAACCGGGAGGAAGCGCTGGCAATCCTCAACAGCTGA
- a CDS encoding aromatic aminobenezylarsenical efflux permease ArsG family transporter, translated as MDSSAIAVGGAFWLGLLTSISPCPLASNIAAMSFIGRRMDDLKSVWLSGLFYTAGRMVSYIVLSILIVAGMLSIPGLSFALQRYAQVLLGPLLILMGLFLLEWLRFPSFGEGWVARLQARVSGKGLVSAGLLGMIFALSFCPVSAALFFGGLVPLAVAHESRLILPAIYGLGTGLPVAVFALAIAAGVQGLARAFEQIRRIEVWARRITGGVFILIGFYYGVLR; from the coding sequence ATGGATTCCTCAGCCATAGCCGTTGGCGGTGCTTTCTGGCTTGGGCTCCTGACCTCCATCAGCCCCTGTCCCCTGGCGAGCAACATCGCGGCGATGTCGTTTATCGGCCGTCGAATGGACGATCTGAAAAGCGTCTGGCTGTCAGGGCTCTTCTATACGGCAGGGCGCATGGTGAGTTACATCGTGCTTTCCATACTTATTGTTGCGGGGATGCTTTCGATTCCCGGTCTTTCCTTTGCGCTGCAGCGCTATGCGCAGGTGCTGCTGGGGCCGCTCCTGATTCTGATGGGGTTGTTTCTCCTGGAATGGCTGCGGTTTCCCTCTTTTGGAGAGGGCTGGGTTGCCCGGCTGCAGGCCCGCGTGTCAGGCAAGGGGCTCGTCAGTGCGGGCCTGCTAGGAATGATTTTCGCGTTGTCGTTCTGCCCGGTCTCGGCAGCGCTTTTTTTCGGAGGTCTTGTTCCTCTTGCGGTGGCGCATGAATCCCGGCTGATCCTGCCTGCGATTTACGGCCTTGGGACCGGATTGCCGGTGGCTGTTTTTGCCCTGGCGATTGCCGCCGGTGTCCAAGGGCTTGCCCGTGCTTTTGAGCAAATCCGGCGCATCGAGGTCTGGGCGCGTCGCATCACCGGAGGAGTCTTCATCCTGATCGGTTTCTATTATGGAGTTCTAAGATGA
- a CDS encoding phospholipase D-like domain-containing protein — MKPSSIVKSLLFLGFIPSLAWGTSLRSQILAQIAETHSSIQVVIYEINSPEMAQALASAAHRGVDVRVIVDEARSNKPSSQEAFLKSEGVAVKKIAADGRNLMHDKFVLFDRSLALTPSYNRSIRSLRETGSAEQLFTDEPTLVRQFQKEFEAVWHAADYARLP; from the coding sequence ATGAAACCCTCCTCCATCGTTAAAAGCCTCCTCTTTCTTGGATTTATTCCATCGTTGGCGTGGGGAACGTCTCTGAGAAGCCAGATCTTGGCGCAGATCGCAGAAACACATTCCTCCATCCAGGTCGTTATTTATGAGATCAACTCTCCGGAAATGGCGCAGGCTCTGGCTTCCGCAGCCCATCGCGGAGTGGATGTGCGGGTGATTGTCGACGAAGCGCGTTCCAATAAGCCGTCAAGCCAGGAAGCGTTTTTGAAGAGCGAGGGCGTTGCGGTCAAGAAAATCGCGGCAGACGGCCGGAATCTGATGCACGACAAATTTGTCCTTTTTGACCGCTCTCTGGCGCTGACCCCCTCCTATAACCGTTCCATCCGGTCCCTGCGCGAAACCGGCTCCGCCGAACAACTCTTCACCGATGAGCCCACCCTCGTACGACAGTTCCAGAAGGAATTCGAAGCCGTCTGGCACGCCGCTGACTACGCCCGCCTCCCCTAA
- a CDS encoding YihY/virulence factor BrkB family protein produces MEILKKTYHEWRKVRPEILAGGLAYFAIFSVTPLLVLIIGILGRFVARAEIMAQFDVVMGERVGHLIRGWLLPKRGHGLQTLTFFSVSMLLYGASSVFVQLKASLDHIWHVPVKTQHGWGAFIKSTLVPLAMILAAGVFILAFTVLDTGLGIANRQFGGFLPGIGRVAFWKGLGHLTSLALVTLFLGGIFKWVPDVKLRWRQIWPGALLTSALFDIGKVALGFYFSRRSYGSLYGAAGSLIVIMAWTYFSAQIFFFGAVFTRVFAQAHSKEDYVL; encoded by the coding sequence TTGGAGATTCTCAAGAAAACCTATCACGAATGGCGAAAGGTCCGGCCGGAAATTCTGGCCGGCGGGTTGGCATATTTTGCCATCTTTTCCGTTACCCCGCTTCTGGTTTTGATCATCGGGATTCTCGGCCGTTTTGTTGCCCGGGCCGAGATCATGGCCCAGTTCGATGTGGTTATGGGGGAGCGTGTCGGGCATCTCATTCGGGGTTGGCTTTTGCCCAAGCGGGGGCACGGCCTGCAGACGCTGACCTTTTTCAGCGTTTCGATGCTTCTCTACGGCGCTTCCTCGGTCTTTGTTCAGCTCAAGGCCTCTCTCGACCATATCTGGCACGTGCCAGTCAAAACCCAACACGGGTGGGGCGCGTTTATTAAATCCACGCTGGTCCCGCTGGCCATGATCCTGGCCGCTGGTGTTTTTATTCTGGCCTTTACGGTGCTCGATACCGGACTGGGAATCGCTAACCGCCAGTTCGGCGGTTTCCTCCCCGGCATTGGCCGGGTCGCCTTCTGGAAGGGCCTCGGGCATCTCACCTCGCTGGCGCTGGTCACCCTGTTCCTGGGGGGGATATTCAAATGGGTGCCGGACGTGAAACTTCGCTGGCGACAGATCTGGCCCGGGGCGTTGTTGACCTCGGCTCTCTTTGATATCGGCAAAGTCGCTCTCGGGTTCTACTTCAGCCGGCGTTCCTACGGATCCCTCTACGGCGCGGCCGGATCGCTGATTGTCATCATGGCCTGGACGTATTTCTCCGCTCAGATTTTCTTTTTCGGCGCTGTTTTTACCCGCGTTTTTGCTCAAGCCCATTCAAAAGAAGACTACGTCCTCTAA
- a CDS encoding nitrophenyl compound nitroreductase subunit ArsF family protein: MMRRKVFLLGVALSVLSPLVMADRVFAVRPSTGTSKVVAYYFHSARRCPTCRKIEAYSAEALKKEFAKELASGSLEWRVVNIDEPANRHFIKDFGLYASSLVLVSQAKDKPHWKNLDQVWSLVKTPEAFARYVEDEVRQFQKGS, from the coding sequence ATGATGAGGCGCAAGGTGTTTCTATTAGGGGTCGCCCTTTCAGTCTTGAGCCCATTGGTGATGGCGGATCGAGTGTTTGCGGTGCGCCCATCGACGGGAACTTCGAAGGTCGTCGCCTATTACTTCCATTCGGCCCGGCGCTGTCCCACCTGCCGCAAGATCGAGGCCTATTCCGCAGAGGCCCTCAAGAAAGAGTTTGCCAAAGAACTGGCTAGCGGTTCGCTGGAATGGCGGGTAGTCAATATCGATGAACCCGCCAACCGTCATTTCATCAAGGACTTCGGTCTTTACGCCAGTTCGCTGGTGCTGGTGAGCCAGGCGAAAGACAAGCCTCACTGGAAGAACCTTGATCAGGTCTGGTCATTGGTCAAGACGCCCGAAGCCTTTGCTCGCTACGTTGAGGACGAAGTGCGGCAATTTCAAAAGGGTTCTTGA
- a CDS encoding cation:proton antiporter, whose amino-acid sequence MTNLLMILVSAKLFGKLAECWKQPAVLGELFGGVLLGTGVVSFFHPNDPGLSLAAEAGVILLLLETGLDSDLKQLLKAGPVSFAVACVGVVLPFLLGVVVMRGLGHASLPAVLVGAALTATSIGITARVLTDIGKLQTPEGQIILGAAVIDDILGIILLAVVQRQALSGPASWGQAVGSVLIVGAFMTGILLAQTPRKEKIHSFLKPAAGIFVPIFFVMVGAKVDLRPFNPFVAASAGLYGLVVLLIGVAVIGKLASGWAVWTKGVDRLSVGIGMIPRGEVGLIFAQVGLASGVIQGPLYSALIAMVVVTTFITPPLLKKVLH is encoded by the coding sequence TTGACTAATCTGCTGATGATTCTGGTCAGCGCGAAGCTCTTTGGAAAGCTGGCGGAGTGTTGGAAACAGCCGGCGGTGCTGGGGGAGCTTTTCGGGGGCGTCCTCCTGGGAACTGGAGTGGTATCGTTTTTTCATCCAAATGATCCGGGGCTCTCGCTCGCGGCTGAGGCCGGGGTGATTCTTCTCCTCCTGGAGACCGGGCTCGACAGTGACTTGAAACAGTTGTTAAAAGCCGGTCCGGTCTCCTTTGCGGTGGCGTGTGTCGGGGTGGTGCTGCCCTTTCTCCTGGGGGTTGTGGTCATGCGGGGTCTGGGGCATGCGAGTCTGCCGGCGGTACTGGTCGGCGCGGCGTTGACCGCTACAAGCATTGGCATCACCGCGCGTGTTCTGACGGACATCGGAAAGCTCCAGACGCCGGAGGGGCAGATTATCCTGGGTGCGGCGGTGATCGACGATATCCTGGGGATCATCCTTCTGGCCGTTGTGCAGAGGCAGGCCTTGTCCGGGCCGGCGTCCTGGGGGCAGGCCGTGGGGAGCGTGCTTATCGTGGGGGCTTTTATGACCGGGATCCTTCTGGCGCAGACACCCCGGAAGGAGAAAATACACTCTTTCCTGAAACCCGCCGCCGGCATTTTTGTCCCGATTTTCTTTGTGATGGTCGGCGCCAAAGTGGATCTTCGTCCCTTTAATCCGTTTGTTGCGGCCTCCGCAGGCCTTTATGGTTTGGTTGTTCTGCTGATTGGGGTGGCGGTCATCGGGAAACTGGCGAGCGGCTGGGCGGTTTGGACGAAAGGCGTGGATCGCCTCAGTGTTGGTATCGGTATGATCCCGCGGGGGGAAGTCGGATTGATTTTTGCGCAAGTCGGGCTGGCCTCCGGTGTGATTCAGGGGCCTCTCTATTCGGCCCTCATCGCCATGGTGGTCGTCACCACGTTCATCACACCACCCCTCCTGAAAAAAGTCCTTCATTAA